Part of the Pyricularia oryzae 70-15 chromosome 3, whole genome shotgun sequence genome, CGTCTCCGTCGTAGTCATGCTTGGTGACATGCTTGTGCTCGACCATGGTATTGCGCGGACTCGGCTCAAATGCTGAGCGGGGTCGCTCGGGTACGTAAGAGCGGCCACGCGGTCCGTCGACGTCGAGCAGGTCACGCTCCGACCGGCCGGCGTAGCCCGAGAAGCGCGAGCGCCGGTCGTCGTCGATATCCTCGATGCGCTCTATCCGCTCTACGCGCTCTAGGCGGGAGCCCGGGTTCACCTTGTAACGGTGCACCGTGGTCCTGCTACCATAATGCCTGTCATCAAACTCGTCATCCGAGGGCGACCGGTCCCGCACGTGGTATGTGCGGGACTCTTTGTAGACTCCTTCAGGAGCCATCTGTTTGTTTTTGTCGCCGCCGCTCACAACTCTACTGCGCTCCTGGTGAAGTTGTTAGACCCAAAATTTTCAAGCGATGATCGACGTAAACCAAGTAGGTAATATTTACGCACGCCAACGCGGGGAGAAAAGGAGGGTGTTTCTCACAATGACAAGAAAGAACAAAAGTTTTTCTTTGAAAAAAATCGCAGAATTTCAAAATATCAGGATAATATCACAAGTATATACCTCGGGTGTACAATACAATTAACGTGTATCGTCACTAACGGGGATGGTTGAAAAAGGACGGACGGGACTGCTCAAAAGCGCCAGTGACGTGATGGAGGGGGGACAACTGGCGCAGGCAGGCGGAGACGAGAGGAATTTCAAGAGAGTCAGGAGGGGGTGGGTTGGCAATGGAGACAAAACCCAAAGTCCCGGCCAAGATTTTGTGGACATTGAACAGGGTATGGTGGTGGCAGAGCAGGTGAGAGCCTATTAAGGTACGACGTTCAGAAAGCAAGGTCACTTTACCGATGGGGGCAGGACACGGGGGCTGGACTACTGTACACATGTACATAGTATGTACATTCAGTACACAGCCGGGCTGATTGATGCGCGAGCGAGCGACCCAACCAACCATTCAGGCAGGCATTCAGGTCAAGTGCAGTGCATGTCGGCTGGTCTGGCGCCAGGTCAGAGCAAGTCCGGCTGTCAAGTAaccatgtcttttttttgtaggTCATCATTGCGAAGAAGGTGTGTAATCCTAACTAGGTTTCCTCTACATACAAGACattcattttcttttctttagaAAGACGGGTCCATCTCGTATACTTGCGGTTGACACTGGGCTTTACTTAACCTTTACTGTTAGGCTTGGTCCCTTTTAAACTGTTCATCCCGTACCCGCTGCCTTCCACATTTCCTGAGACGGAATGAAAAGAATTGGACGGAAGCGCACATGGAGATCATCCGAGTCTATGGGTAATTTTTACCTTTGTACCATTCAGCAGAACTGTGGGGCGAACTGGTTGTGCAGTTTTGACTGTGTACGCGGTACAGTATTAACCGGTCGCAGGAGGTACCTGTTCAAGCTGTTGTTACCCCACTTCCATCTATCATGTACCTCCATACTTGTGCTTTTAGACCTAATTAGTAGCAAGCCAGAATAGACTTGTTGCACACACAGCTAGAGAATCCTGTTCTTTGTTCTGTCTCCTAGCCTGGACTAGAACTAGCCCGAGTGACTGACTTCAATCGCTGCAGTAGCATTAATAACATCACATTGCATCCCATGCGTGTCTTCTCTCTCCTGATGacatgttttttcttttttttttctttttttttttctgtctttttttctgtcttttttctcaGGGCCCCGTAGCTGGGCCGTTTCGAGGAGCTTCTACCATGTTTGGAACTCGGCATGTCATCGacctattttttatttttgtgaGACAGGAAACCCCACCATTGCGACGCACTCGTGTCATTCCGAGAACTGGATCGGACAAACCATTACCACTGTAAAGTTAGATCGATGGGGAATAAGTGTTGAGATGACAGGCAGTGTTCGCTGGAACAGACAAGCATCTTAAGAATAGACGTGGGCTCTCGAAGAATACCACTCACAACTTGACCCTCATTCATGCAAATGGTCAGGAGCCAAAGGTGACCAACCACCTCGGATACCTGTCGCCGAGTGGCATGCGTCTGACCCTCGCGCAACCCACACACAGGTCTAGAATGCATTCATTCCTTTTTTACCTAGGTGAGGTCAATCAACAGCGGATTTTTGTCATACTACAGTATGTGTTTGTGAGGAATACGGGGACATAGGTACCATGCCTACCTAATTAttgcctaggtaggcaaaTATTGCACACCTGAACTTGACCTGTTCGcgaaagaaaagacaaaaaaaaaaaaaccttccTTACCTAAATATGGTTCGCACGAAACGGCAATCCCGAAGGCATGGCGCAAGATCTAGGGCGTACGTACCAAATTATGACTATGCCCATTTTCTTCAAAGTAACCTTTTTGCCGCCTCCATTCACGCGATGACAGGAGTCATCAAAGGTACCCAATCACACCCTAACATAGCAATATTGAGTTCTATTATACTTACTCTTCCCTGCATCTGCTGCtttatttcttcttcttttcttatgTCTCATTTTCTCAACAAGTTGGGCTTTAGCCTTCACGTCGACCGTTACCAAATTACGTCAGTGTGGATTATACTCAACTCCATTAAGACCTTTGGGCTCTCCTTTACCAAGATATCGGGCTGCACGTAGAACTCGAATGATTGGCGAGAACACAAAGCAGCTGCCCGGTTTTGTCTCACTTTCTATATCACGCCAACCAGAAGTCGACCGCCTCAATTTCACTGCCAAAATAATTCAACTTGTGATATGAGCACCGAAGCTCTTGGCTTGCCGTCGCCGAAACATGCGCCTTTTAGTTGGCCAGACTATCGTCTGAGAGACTCATCTCGGCGGTGTCTGGTGCAATCAAGCCCGGTTACTAGAACTAATCGCGATGATACTTTCTACTTAGTGAGGGTTAGATAATGGTCGCTTCGCCTTTGAATATTCCTCTAATAATACACGCAAAACGGGAACGCAATGACTTCATTGACTTCATCATGACTACTAGCAGATGTTACTAGGGAAATAGAAATCCAACCCGTGAAATATCAAGACACACAGATTACAGCCCAATCCGAACCTGGCTCAAACATGATAAGAACACCAAAATACGCTGTACAAACTAGCATGTTACATAAAACACCAAAAATCATCAATCATCACTACGCATACCCGTTGGCTTGTCTTTGGCAAGAGACTTGGCTTCCTCCTTAGGCTCCAACTCTGTCGTGCCTGTATCCTGCCGATGCAAATGGGAATCGTTGGACCCAGCAGAGCCAGAAGTTGAGGTTGATTCACTCTTTTCGTCTCTCGTTGCATTGTTCTCGTTAGATCGAGGCGAGTACGGAGGAGAAGGTGACCGAGATACCACGGGGGGTACTAAAGAAAGAGGTCCAAACATGGGCACATGAATCGAGCCAAGTGACGTCGGAGTTGTCAGGTTGGAGTACGCATTAGGTTGTGGGGGAGGCGGCCCGTAAGATGACAGCGGCGGAGAGAAATGGCGATAGGAGCTTGGAGACGGTGGCCATGACACGGACGGAGGGTTCGGTTGTAAAGGAAAGAAGGCTTCGAAATGATTGAGCGGCGGCGATTGTCGGAAACCCTCAAACATTGATGGGGAATGAGAAATTGGCCCAGGTGGCGTGGGTGTTGCGCGGTATGTGGGTGGTGGTCCAGGATGCCAGCAGCGTGGACGAGCAGGGACTGGCGGAGGAGGAAGATTAGGGAGTGAAAATGGTGCTTGGTGCGGCGCAAACCAAGTATCTTGCTGAAGCCCGCTTTCCCAGggccgcggcggcagagactCCGCAGGCGGCTGATTACTGAAAGCATCGAACCGGGGGGCCTGCGAGAGCAATGGCGCTGACGGTACCGGCGCCGGCGGATCACGGTGTCTGATCACAGGACGAGGGAAAGACCTGCGGCTCCCTCTGTTGGATTGGGACGGGGCAAAACAGTCTTCGCCTCGCTCTCTGGAGAGTGCTTCCTTCTCCTGCAATGTCTGCTCGTCGTCGACGGCACGCCATGGGTTCGTGTACCTTGCGTACAGAGGAATACCGCCGGGCTCGTGCCTCGTCTCGCGGCCGAGTATGACGACAAAAAATTCCGTCTcgcggctacgggcgttgtcCTTCCACCACCTGAGCCGGTGACGTCTAGCAGGGGTAGGCTTGGTGGAAGCAAACCGAGGACAGAGCTGTTCCTGCAGCATAGCCACAGTCCATATGCGCTCGCGCTCTGACGAACTGGAATGGCGGCTTCTGTCCTGAAGAAGATACGAGAGCTCATCCTGAAGAGATTTTTGGCATTTCGCAATGCGGCTATCAATGTGCTCATCATAGCTTGGCCGCCAAGTGGCTCGCCTCAGGATGCGACGCATGGGGAGGCAACCGATGCTGCTGCGATGAGCGCCATGGTACTGGTCCAGCGCAGCAAGATGCATCTCTGCAAGCTCCTGCTGTGAGTGGCTAGTGGGTGCGACACGGACGTTGTAAGAGTCTTTCTCATCCCGAGGAACATACACAGTCCATCcctcgtagaccgcctgggTAGGATCCATGTCTTGTGGAAGGCGGCTTATAACTTGTTAGTCGGCGATTGCCCGAGTTGAGGCGTGGCAGCAATGAAAGATATTGTTTTCTGTGTAGGTGCAAAATGGAATACCAGGCTTACAATGGTGATCGACGCTGAACTGGGTCGCGGTAGGAACTTCCCATCCGAAATGATGAATGATAGGACCTCAAGCTCGATTGATTGATACCACTGGCATCAGACTCGGCGTCGCTGCAATCGGAGTCGACGTATGCAAGGCGGAATCTGTCGCTCTCTGAGTAACACTGTATACTATCCCTGTCCGGGTAGTTCTGACGATCGTCTAAGCTTCTGCTGTTGTGTTCCATCTTGTGCAGGTGGCTTCGCAGGTCAACCTTGACGAGAAAAGGAATTGGACAACAGCTGTCCAGAAGCTGCAAGGGCAGAGAAACAAGGGTATATTAAGCTCTGCGATCGGCCAGATATGAAAGCTACTCGGGAAGAAAACCAGGAGAGCAAAAAGACTACAAAATATCAAGGGCTGATAATCGCAAAAGCAGCCAGAGGATTCTCCAGTCTTGCTGACAAGGGGAATGAAGTAAGATCCCCGAGCCTAGGTTGTCGATTTTGCTGCCCTGAGGCATGTATGCAGAGTTGAGCGTAGGAGTGAGCAGGAAAGCGGGGTGGAAACGAGAGGCAGCCGATTGATGGTGGGCAATATGGATACCTTATGGGAGGTATCAAGTGAGTTTGTGGACGAGGATGGCTAGGAAGCTAGCCAGCCTTACTGCATCAGGGGCTGCCATCGCCCTATTTACAAGGTCAgggacctacctaccttaaaaACTCCTTCGAGTTAGCAGTAGCAGTAGTATGGAAGTTGTAGAGGTCTAAGCCCCAAATGCTCGTTGCCTAATACGGGGTTGAGACGCGCCGACCAATCGACAGTGATTAAACCCTGCGCTTCTGCCGCATATACTGGATGCCATGCTGACGCGCGGCCTGGTCGAGCAGCTGCCGGCACCTGCCAAAAACCACAGCGAAGTTAAGAATGTCTGATAGACCAGGCAGCCATCAGCCACACTCTTTTCGCTTCCTTCATGGGGTCGGTCGCCATCATGAGAAGTTCCACAGAGTCCTGGCGATTCGTTTAGTTGGACTGAGGCTCAGTGATGCTGACCGCGATTCGATTCCCAAAACTCCCTAAACTCCTTAGCCCCCCAACCCCCCATAACCCCACATTCGGCTGTGACTGTCACGACTCGCTACAGCAATGTCACGGGTTAGGGTTGGAAATGAGAAATGCTAATTGCCACGACCGTAACATGATATGAACACTATTGGTGCAGGGCTGATGATTGCGTTGAACTTGATGACCTGGCTGACCAGCTGAGTAGGGCGGCATTGCTGACCAAAATGAGGATACGTTAGTCATCATTCGCAGGAAAATATGTATATTCTTACCTTAGGGGCCTACTGAAGATGGGCTATTTATTACTTGCATAACTTAGGGACCGAGGCAGGTACTAATCGAGGCACACCGGCAAGACTAAGGACTCAAGGACTGTACATAGTGATTAAGGTCGAGAACTAGAATAGGATAAGATGCTCCAGTGTGCGGAAAATCGGCAGGATCAAGGCACAGTGCATGGGTCTTGGTCGAATTGCATGGAATGCATCATACCCCACTAAGCTCAGTGCAGCCAGCGACAAGAATAGACATCCATGGCATATGGATTAGCAGAGATTTTAGCTCTAGTGGAACATCGGTTGATCTAAGGCTAATTGATTGGCTACTTTGATCGTATAGCAATTTTCTCAGTGATTTTTAGGGAACCTTCAGTTGTCAGATGAAAGTTTCCTTCGCAAACAAGACTGACAAGGACCCACCAGCAAGCTCCGGATTTACCTAAGGTGGTAGTGGCTGCCCAGGATCTCGGCAGTGTCCGCATGATATCACCACTTCCTGCGCCGCGTCTCAGTGGTTTCGTACGGCACGTTCAGCCCAAACACTGGTCAAATTGCCTGTCCTTCCAAAATATTCCTTGGGAAGCGGCTTGGCGGCAACGCAAGACCGTAATTTCCCCATTAGCAGGCTGGCATTGCCTCGTAGGAAACTCTGTTTGTACTGTTTAATGTAGCCAAACAAACATTGAATTCCTTCCCATTGATCTTTTGCGATaccactcttttttttttttttttttttttttttttttttcaacctaggtacctacaccTACATACCTCTTAGCCATAAAGCATTCACCTCCCTACGTTGGAGGTATTTTACTAATTTCAAGGCTGCGAGCCGGACGTCGCTTCATTGCCGCGTGCCTTTCGCACCCTTGTATCCATTTTTTCACAAGATCGCCCAGCCGATACAAAGGATCACGACGGGTGTGGATCTGACAGCAGTACCAATTATTTCGCAGGCACCTTTCTGGTATACAGTGTAAGCCTAAAATAGACAGGTTATCCCTTTATTTTGCTGCCACCCTCGCCAAACCTTCTCCTCGCCTACCTAAAAAGATGGACAGGGCTCGGACCGGAACACGCCCAGAGTGTTATTCTCACACGCTTGACTTCGATCATCACCATGGCGTACAACAATCCAGCTAACCACGGCTACAGCAGGACTCAAGAAACCGAATTAGAACTTCTGAGAGCCATCGAGCAGCGAGAAAACATGTCTTCGCAAGGCTATTATCAGCCGCAACAACAGCCATACTACGGCCAGCAGGGCGGGTATGGCGCACCACCCCCTCAACCGTCGCAACCGCCGTACGGAtacgctcctcctcctcaacaCAACCAAGGCCCGCCGCCACCTCCACAATATGTTCCGAACTACAACGCGAACGAGAAGCAGGACTTTGCGCAGACCTTCAAGGTTGAAAAACCCAAGTGGAATGACCTCTGGGCAGGCATCCTATTCATCATCTTCGTCTTGGGCTTTGCCGCCATCTCTGCCATCTCGCTCCGGGGTTACGCCTCGTCGCGGGGGACGCAGGGAGGAGGTATCTACGATGGCAGGAACAACTTTTCGCTGTCGACGAGCACAATGATCTTGTTCACGATCGTGCTGGCAGTTGCGATTGTATTCAGCTACGCATACGTATGGCTCGCGCGCTTATTCCCCAAGCAGTTTATCTGGGTCACGGGCATCCTGAACATTCTCATGGGGTTCGCGACGGCAGCATACTTCTTGTACCGGAAGCAATACGGAGCTGGCATAGTTTTCCTCATTTTTGTCATTCTTCTGGTCGTTGCTTTCATCACCTGGATCCCGCGTATCCCCTTCAGCGCCTTGATGCTGCGGACGGCGGTGGATGTTGCCAAAAACCATGGCCATGTCTACCTCGTAAGCGCCCTGGGTGGTCTTCTtggtgcagcttttggtgcaTGGTACTCGGTCACGCTAGTGGCCGTCTACGTGCGCTACCAGCCGGGCACGACAAACAGCCCCAACCCATCTTGCAGCGATGGTAGCTGTAGCCAAGGCCGTGTTATTGGTTTTATTATCTTCTTGACTTTTACTGCATACTGGGTCTCTGAATGGATCAAGAATACCATACACACGACAATTGCCGGCGTCTATGGTAGTTGGTATGTTTCCCTGCGAAAAAGCCCCCTTACTATGAACGTACGGTTCATATGCCGAAACCAACTACTAACGCTTGACCGCTCCTTAAAGGTACTTCTGCTCGCGCAACTACCCTCAGCGCGTTACCCGAGGAGCACTGAAGCGATCCTTGACGTACAGCTTTGGCAGTATCAGCTTGGGCAGCTTGATCGTGGCTATTATCAACTTCTTGCGCCAGCTTTGCTCAATGGCCAAGTCGCAAGCAGCCGCAGATGGTGACATCGTCTCGTGCCTCATCTTTGCTTGTCTTGGTTGCATCATTTCCATACTGCAGTGGGCTGTTGAGTTCGCCAACCGATATGCCTTCTGCCATATCGCGCTGTATGGAAAAAGCTACTTTTCCGCCGCAAAGGATACTTGGAAGTGAGTACATGACCGCTActgcgctttttttttgcttttttttctcattggCATATCTGACTTTGTCTCGACCTCTACTGTAGGATGATCAAGGATCGCGGTATCGATGCCCTTATCAACGATTGCCTGATTGGTCCGGTTCTAGGCATGGGCGCCATGATGGTTGCCTTCGCGTGTGCCTTGCTTTCGTATGTGTACTTGGTTATCACCAACCCAGCGTACAACCGCGACGGCAGTTTCACTCCAGTGGTAGTTGCGTTCAGCTTCCTCATAGGTCTACAAATCTGCAACGTATTTACCACGCCCATCAGCAGTGGTATTGACACCATCTTTGTCGCTACGGCCTGGGACCCCGAGGTTCTCATGCGCGACCACCCTGATCTCTACCACCAGATGGTAACTGTTTACCCCGAGGTTCAGCAGGCAATACACGCTTAAGCGCGTGTGCGGGGGCTGCAAGGAACGACAAGGGGGAGAAAGGTAGCCAGTAATCTTTGCAGGCTTGGAGTGCGTTTGGAAAAAAGGTATGGTGCAGAGTGCAGATTGCCAAGTACAAGCGTGGCTGTTCACTACGCATATGCATGCATCGTGTGCGGTGTGGTACGGAGTATAGGCGGGAGGCACAAGTCTGGACGGCACGGTCAGGAGCTTGTGCCTCCACATGGAGGAAGTAATGGTTTCTTTTCATTacatgtttctttttcttcgatTTCTCGTGTTATGCTAGAAGGGATACCCCAGTACTGCAGAAAATAACTACCTATCAAATTCGCCTTTTTATCCtcgggtttctttttctttactCCATGTGGAACGTGGAATTACTGGACTATGTGCATGCAGGTGCGCCGCGTACAGGGTAGGCTTTACCCCAAAATCAATCTATGATGCTACTGTACACATGATAAAACCCCACCTAAGTTCCAGGTCGTCACAGGTGGGCGGCGACATCGGCCATGTATCTCGGCTGCTTTCCGCGCCATACATAATATTGAAATAAAAGACGATGCGAAGAGCATTGCAGACCACAAGGCTTGCATCAACATCCATCGTTTCCGCTGTTAGGTACAAACAACCGGTAAAAGGCAGGTCCATTCTGTTGGGCATCAGAACAATGGCAAGCAGCGCGGAGAAGACGCACGAACCGGTGCTCAAGCAGCCTGTCAAGCTCGCCTGCATCCAACTGGCCAGCGGCGCCGATAAGGCGGCGAACCTGTCCCACGCCCGCGACAAGGTGATCGAGGCCTCGCGCGCAGGAGCAAAGATCATCCTGCTGCCCGAGTGCTTCAACTCCCCCTACGGCTGCGACTATTTCCCCTCGTACGCTGAGGCCCTGCTGCCCTCCCCGCCGACCCGGGGGCAGAGCCCGAGCTACCACGCCCTGTCCGCCATGGCCAAGGAGACGGGCGCCTACCTCATCGCTGGCTCCATCCCGGAGCTGGTCGACGGTGCCAGCGGGgacgacaaggacaagaagtacTACAACACGGCGCTCGTCTTCTCCCCGTCGGGCGACCTGCTGGCCACCCACCGTAAGGTCCACCTCTTCGACATCGACATACCGGGCAAGATTACCTTCCGTGAGTCGGACGTGCTGTCCCCCGGCAATGAGGTGACCATCGTGGACCTTCCCCCGTACGGCAAGGTCGGCGTGGCCATCTGCTACGACATACGGTTCCCAGAGCTGGCCACAATCGCGGCGCGCAAGGGCGCCTTTGCGCTGCTCTACCCGGGCGCTTTCAACATGACGACGGGCCCGCTGCACTGGGAGCTGCTGGCGCGTGCCAGGGCCGTCGACAACCAACTCTACGTCGCCCTCTGCAGTCCGGCCAGGGACCTGAAGGCCTCCTATCACGCCTGGGGCCACAGCCTTGTCGCCGACCCCATGGCCGAGGTCCTGAGCCaggccgacgacgtcgaGACAATTGTCTACGCCGACCTGGACCCCGAGGCTATAGAAGGGCCCCGGACTAGGATCCCTCTCAGGGATCAAAGGAGGTTCGATGTCTACCCGGACATCAGCCAGCCGGGCGCCTGAAGATGAAGCGTGGGGTTATGAAGTGGGTTATCCAGTGGATATTGGCACGTATGCTCAATAATAATCAAAGATAAGAAACAATTACGCCCAAAACTTATAGAGAATGAAATCATGGCGAGTGGCAAATTCACCCAGCGTTTTCTGTTACCAGAATCTTAAGTATTGATCATACTTCAAGCTGTTGATTACCACTGATGTTTTCGAGCTGAAGGTATCTGTGGCTCTGAAGGCGAGGGCACCCAAGTGTGACGACTGTATTTACTGGGATATGTGCAGCTATAATTTATGTGCAAATGGCGAGATGTCTCATATCATCGACTTTCAATCTCAGACAATGATTATCAGAACTTTTCTCTCCCGACCCCCAACGCATCCAACTCAGCTCTCAACCCACAGTTCCCCTATCCGCTTAGTCCTGGAGAGCCTTGCGGGCAAAGTTGGGCAGCACGAAGCTGGCCTTGTGGATGTCTGAGCTGTAGTAGCGGCACTtctcgagctcctcctcctggGTCCACGACCTCAGCGGCTCCTTGAGGTTGGCCTTGGGGTCCTTGCTGCAGACCATGAAGCCAATCTGTCCCGAGGGGTAGGTCGGGATGGTCGTGTAGGCGTACTCGGCCACGGGGAAGATCTCCTTGCAGTCCTTGCGGAGCTTGGTGATCAGGGGCAGGTGGAGCCATTGGTTCTCGGCTAGAATAATATAGACGCTGGTAAGTAACGATCGCACGAGGTCAAATCTAGAGCGGGGGTATTGCGGGGGAAGTAGCAAATAAAGCCTAGAAGCAAAACGTTTGGACGAAGGTCTCCAGTGTGCTACGAAGGGAGGGGGTATCTTGGGTtggaatagaaaaaaaagaggtcgCAGTAGCTGCAATGGCAAACCAGGCTAGAACAGCGGGAGAAAACCTCCCACTGctccaaagaaaagaaaacaagcaaGCCCGGTATCTCATCCGAGTGGTTGTAGCCCGCTCAGTCGAGTAAAAGCAAATGCCGTTTGGGAGGGAAAACCCTGTAGTAGTCCACTTGTCATTATCGGGGAAGGCCTCAAAAAAGTCGGTCTTTATGGTtggttttttatttctttttttttctcccctttGCGGACTTTTCGAGTGCTCTCGCAGGGGAGGAAATGGGGGAGAAGGGAGGGGAAAACGCGGGCATCTGGGCTCCTCGTCTTGACTCGTAAGGGAACATACAACCTTGTGTGGTGATAACACCGCCCTCGGTGAGGGCATTGAAGAGAAGCTGGAAGTAGGGCTTCTGGAACAGGCTCTCGGCGGGGCCCTCGGGGTCGGACGAGTCGGTGATGATGACGTCAAAG contains:
- a CDS encoding PNS1, whose protein sequence is MAYNNPANHGYSRTQETELELLRAIEQRENMSSQGYYQPQQQPYYGQQGGYGAPPPQPSQPPYGYAPPPQHNQGPPPPPQYVPNYNANEKQDFAQTFKVEKPKWNDLWAGILFIIFVLGFAAISAISLRGYASSRGTQGGGIYDGRNNFSLSTSTMILFTIVLAVAIVFSYAYVWLARLFPKQFIWVTGILNILMGFATAAYFLYRKQYGAGIVFLIFVILLVVAFITWIPRIPFSALMLRTAVDVAKNHGHVYLVSALGGLLGAAFGAWYSVTLVAVYVRYQPGTTNSPNPSCSDGSCSQGRVIGFIIFLTFTAYWVSEWIKNTIHTTIAGVYGSWYFCSRNYPQRVTRGALKRSLTYSFGSISLGSLIVAIINFLRQLCSMAKSQAAADGDIVSCLIFACLGCIISILQWAVEFANRYAFCHIALYGKSYFSAAKDTWKMIKDRGIDALINDCLIGPVLGMGAMMVAFACALLSYVYLVITNPAYNRDGSFTPVVVAFSFLIGLQICNVFTTPISSGIDTIFVATAWDPEVLMRDHPDLYHQMVTVYPEVQQAIHA